A stretch of Aureispira sp. CCB-E DNA encodes these proteins:
- a CDS encoding intradiol ring-cleavage dioxygenase encodes MKNLGIILLAFINLLCKGQPDSKAERNVGGPCQDCVALLDFRLLTPNPKSVDSLPGFEENEPQIKITGTVFQRDGKTPADNVLLYVYHVDRNGIYQPSDAPVGWEKKHGQYRSWLKTGENGKFAFYTFRPAPYPEAREPEHIHIYVKEPNTIPYYIDSYLFESDPTLTEEKKQSLKNRGGSGIVRLEMKNGIWTANRDLILGLNIPDYE; translated from the coding sequence ATGAAAAATTTAGGAATAATTTTATTAGCTTTTATTAACCTTCTTTGCAAAGGTCAACCCGATTCTAAGGCAGAAAGAAATGTTGGCGGTCCTTGTCAAGATTGTGTAGCTCTTTTAGATTTTAGGTTGTTAACCCCAAACCCTAAATCAGTTGACTCATTACCTGGTTTCGAAGAAAATGAGCCCCAAATAAAAATAACTGGAACCGTATTCCAAAGGGATGGGAAAACTCCCGCAGATAATGTATTGTTGTATGTTTATCATGTGGATAGAAATGGGATTTATCAACCAAGTGATGCTCCTGTTGGCTGGGAAAAAAAACATGGACAATACCGTAGTTGGCTAAAAACAGGAGAAAATGGAAAATTTGCTTTTTATACTTTTCGACCAGCTCCATATCCTGAAGCGCGAGAACCTGAGCACATTCATATTTATGTAAAAGAACCGAATACTATACCGTACTACATTGATAGTTATCTTTTTGAGAGTGATCCAACTCTTACGGAAGAAAAAAAACAATCGCTTAAAAATCGTGGTGGTTCGGGAATCGTAAGACTTGAAATGAAAAATGGAATTTGGACAGCAAATAGAGATTTAATTTTGGGGTTGAACATTCCAGATTACGAATAA
- a CDS encoding aminotransferase class I/II-fold pyridoxal phosphate-dependent enzyme, with amino-acid sequence MKKAIGINNRRDFFKKIGLSTASVLLPITSLNSMPLPALSRAPNQPNTPVNFIYDGLALTPQEYLEKLDQINKKQPIEPDFYGNGGATKLIEDAFTKITGKEKAIYLPTGTMANQLAIKLLNGNNTKVIVPENSHVFRDEADAAQSVHSKRLIPIGKGKPYFDVEDLKNTIDYTNTNEVFKSGLGTIVIENPVRRADGTVVPIEKIKEISNYCKENNYKMHLDGARIHLASAFSNTSLLEYASYFDTVYISLYKYLNASGGAMLCGDADIIDKVAHQIKILGGTVYQSWSNTAMALYYLNGIEDRWSQVIQRSKTIISELNKIEGLRISSLKNGTNIYDLTLDTAINLKKLAIFLYDTYNIWLGRANEKGVVKFVINESLLTRDYKDIINAWIEGIEYARG; translated from the coding sequence ATGAAAAAAGCAATAGGAATAAATAATAGAAGGGATTTCTTTAAAAAAATTGGATTATCTACAGCCTCTGTTCTGCTCCCTATAACTAGTTTAAACTCGATGCCTTTGCCTGCGTTGTCCAGAGCCCCTAATCAACCGAATACGCCTGTCAATTTTATTTATGATGGTCTTGCTTTGACCCCTCAGGAATATTTAGAAAAGTTAGATCAAATAAATAAGAAACAACCAATTGAGCCAGATTTTTATGGAAATGGAGGTGCAACTAAACTAATTGAAGATGCTTTTACAAAAATAACAGGAAAAGAAAAAGCGATTTATCTCCCTACTGGTACAATGGCAAATCAACTGGCTATTAAGCTACTCAATGGAAACAATACGAAAGTTATAGTGCCCGAAAATTCGCATGTTTTCAGAGATGAGGCAGATGCAGCTCAAAGTGTTCATAGTAAAAGATTGATTCCGATAGGAAAAGGAAAGCCATATTTTGATGTAGAGGATTTAAAAAATACGATTGACTATACCAATACTAATGAGGTTTTTAAAAGTGGTTTGGGAACGATAGTAATTGAAAACCCTGTTAGACGTGCTGATGGAACTGTTGTTCCAATTGAAAAGATAAAGGAAATCTCAAACTATTGCAAAGAGAATAATTATAAAATGCATTTAGATGGTGCTAGAATTCATCTAGCATCTGCTTTTAGCAATACTTCACTTTTAGAATATGCATCGTATTTTGATACGGTTTATATTTCTCTATATAAGTATTTAAATGCATCGGGTGGGGCGATGCTTTGTGGGGATGCGGATATAATTGATAAGGTTGCACATCAAATAAAAATACTTGGAGGAACAGTGTATCAAAGTTGGAGCAACACAGCAATGGCATTGTACTATTTAAATGGAATTGAGGATAGATGGAGCCAAGTTATTCAAAGATCTAAAACAATAATATCTGAGTTGAATAAAATAGAAGGGCTTCGTATATCTAGTTTAAAAAATGGCACTAATATCTACGACTTAACTCTAGATACAGCAATCAATTTAAAGAAACTAGCTATATTTTTGTATGATACATATAATATTTGGTTAGGAAGAGCGAATGAAAAAGGAGTTGTGAAGTTTGTGATTAATGAAAGCCTGTTAACTAGGGATTATAAGGATATAATAAATGCTTGGATAGAAGGAATTGAATATGCACGTGGATAA